The following are encoded in a window of Cystobacter ferrugineus genomic DNA:
- the ligA gene encoding NAD-dependent DNA ligase LigA: MTASKTADAARITQLRKELAYHNHRYYVLDSPEVSDAEYDRLMRELQELESRHPDLVTPDSPTRRVGGAPAEKFEKVRHRVAMLSLANVFDDEGLSEFDERIRRQTGLAQVAYVCEPKLDGLAITLTYEQGRFVRGATRGDGTEGEDVSANLRTLRGLPTELLPQDGVKAPGMIEVRGEVFISKKDFKRLNDKREEEGEPLFANPRNAAAGSLRQLDPRITASRPLSLFLYECVPGEGVPTFRSHTEKLGYLRSLGLPVNRAVSVPSVEGVREQYRASLEGRHALPFEVDGMVVKVDDEDLRQRLGQVSKSPRWAVAYKFPPEEESTLVEDIQVYVGRTGALTPVAHLKPVKVGGVTVSRATLHNEDELRRKDVRKGDTVFIRRAGDVIPEIVKVVEGKRPPDTRPFVFPTECPVCHAAAVKDEEGAIIRCTGATCPAQLVEKVRHFASRTAMDVDGLGEKLAAQLVETGLVKSFADVYHLTRAKLLTLERMGEKSADNLLASIERSKQTTQPRFLYALGIRHVGESTARVLAEAFPDVRGLYTASLEDITRVKDVGPTMAEVIHTFFHEPLNREAIDALLAAGVTPAPPVIVKTGVFAGKTVVLTGGMSGMSREQAKEEIERRGGKVSGSVSRKTDLVVAGEDAGSKLKKAQELGVRIVDEQAFLQLLQTDARG, from the coding sequence GTGACCGCCTCGAAAACCGCTGACGCCGCCCGTATCACGCAGCTCAGAAAAGAACTCGCCTACCACAACCACCGCTACTACGTGCTCGACTCGCCGGAGGTGAGTGACGCGGAATACGACCGGCTCATGCGCGAGTTGCAGGAGCTGGAGTCTCGCCATCCGGACCTCGTCACGCCCGACTCGCCCACCCGCCGGGTGGGAGGCGCTCCGGCGGAGAAGTTCGAGAAGGTGCGCCACCGCGTGGCCATGCTGTCACTGGCCAACGTCTTCGACGACGAGGGGCTGAGTGAATTCGACGAGCGCATCCGCCGCCAGACGGGGCTCGCCCAGGTGGCCTACGTCTGCGAGCCCAAGCTGGATGGACTCGCCATCACCCTGACCTACGAGCAGGGCCGCTTCGTGCGCGGCGCCACGCGGGGAGACGGGACCGAGGGGGAGGACGTGAGCGCGAACCTGCGCACCCTGCGCGGCCTGCCCACGGAGCTGCTGCCCCAGGACGGGGTGAAGGCGCCGGGGATGATCGAGGTGCGCGGCGAGGTCTTCATCTCCAAGAAGGACTTCAAGCGGCTCAACGACAAGCGCGAGGAGGAGGGCGAGCCGCTCTTCGCCAACCCGCGCAACGCCGCCGCCGGCAGCCTGCGCCAGTTGGATCCGCGCATCACCGCCTCCCGGCCCCTGTCGCTCTTCCTGTACGAGTGCGTGCCCGGCGAGGGCGTGCCCACCTTCCGCTCGCATACCGAGAAGCTCGGCTACCTGCGCTCGCTGGGGCTGCCGGTGAACCGGGCGGTGAGCGTGCCGAGCGTGGAGGGGGTGCGCGAGCAGTACCGCGCGAGCCTGGAGGGCCGCCATGCCCTGCCCTTCGAGGTGGACGGCATGGTGGTGAAGGTGGACGACGAGGACCTGCGCCAGCGCCTGGGCCAGGTGTCCAAGAGTCCGCGCTGGGCCGTGGCCTACAAGTTCCCGCCCGAGGAGGAGTCGACGCTCGTCGAGGACATCCAGGTGTACGTGGGGCGCACGGGCGCGCTCACGCCGGTGGCGCACCTCAAGCCGGTGAAGGTGGGCGGCGTCACGGTGAGCCGCGCCACCCTGCACAACGAGGACGAGCTGCGCCGCAAGGACGTGCGCAAGGGCGACACCGTCTTCATCCGCCGCGCGGGCGACGTCATCCCGGAGATCGTCAAGGTGGTGGAGGGCAAGCGGCCCCCGGACACCCGGCCCTTCGTCTTCCCCACCGAGTGCCCGGTGTGCCACGCGGCGGCCGTCAAGGACGAGGAAGGCGCCATCATCCGCTGCACGGGCGCCACCTGCCCCGCGCAGCTCGTGGAAAAAGTCCGCCACTTCGCCTCGCGCACCGCCATGGACGTGGACGGCCTGGGCGAGAAGCTGGCCGCCCAGCTCGTGGAGACGGGGCTGGTGAAGAGCTTCGCGGACGTCTACCACCTCACGCGAGCGAAGCTCCTCACGCTCGAGCGCATGGGGGAGAAGAGCGCGGACAACCTGCTGGCGAGCATCGAGCGCTCCAAGCAGACCACCCAGCCGCGCTTCCTCTACGCGCTGGGCATCCGGCACGTGGGCGAGTCCACCGCGCGCGTGCTCGCCGAGGCCTTCCCCGACGTGCGCGGCCTCTACACGGCCAGCCTGGAGGACATCACCCGCGTCAAGGACGTGGGTCCCACCATGGCCGAGGTCATCCATACCTTCTTCCATGAGCCGCTCAATCGCGAGGCCATCGACGCGCTGCTCGCCGCGGGCGTCACCCCCGCGCCGCCCGTCATCGTCAAGACGGGCGTATTCGCCGGCAAGACGGTGGTTCTCACCGGGGGTATGAGTGGAATGAGCCGGGAGCAAGCCAAGGAGGAAATCGAGCGCCGGGGTGGCAAGGTGTCGGGAAGTGTCTCGCGCAAGACGGACCTGGTGGTGGCGGGCGAGGATGCGGGCAGCAAGCTGAAGAAGGCCCAGGAGCTCGGAGTAAGAATCGTGGACGAGCAGGCCTTCCTCCAATTGCTCCAGACGGACGCACGAGGCTAG
- a CDS encoding acylphosphatase, giving the protein MDSRRVSLRIRGRVQGVFFRESARTEALRLGLKGWVRNLPDGSVEAVAEGPPHALEAFVRWSHRGPPQARVTEVERADAEALGEFITFIVERSS; this is encoded by the coding sequence ATGGACAGTCGTCGAGTGAGCCTGCGTATCCGGGGCCGGGTGCAGGGAGTCTTCTTCCGGGAGAGCGCCCGCACCGAGGCCCTGCGGCTGGGCCTCAAGGGCTGGGTGCGCAACCTGCCGGACGGGTCGGTGGAGGCAGTGGCCGAGGGCCCGCCCCACGCCCTGGAGGCCTTCGTCAGATGGAGCCACCGCGGCCCTCCCCAGGCGCGCGTGACGGAAGTGGAGCGCGCCGATGCCGAGGCGCTCGGGGAGTTCATCACCTTCATCGTGGAGCGCAGCTCATGA
- a CDS encoding DUF3052 family protein → MNPYAPASLTSMLGIKSGSKVSVINPPRGFVQKLNPLPDGVEFLITAQTGLDIILFFTQDTHELVQRLPALSRAMTLQGGIWVCWPSGEGIKTALSEDFIRQAALDIGMVDNKLCLIDTTWTGLRLVRRPRGRLDKPDYRKRAPTAQA, encoded by the coding sequence ATGAATCCCTACGCGCCAGCGTCCCTGACGTCCATGCTGGGCATCAAGTCCGGCAGCAAGGTCTCGGTCATCAACCCCCCGCGCGGCTTCGTCCAGAAGCTCAACCCCCTGCCCGACGGCGTGGAGTTCCTCATCACCGCCCAGACGGGCCTGGACATCATCCTCTTCTTCACCCAGGACACCCACGAGCTCGTCCAGCGCCTGCCCGCGCTCTCGCGCGCCATGACGCTCCAGGGCGGCATCTGGGTGTGCTGGCCCAGCGGCGAGGGGATTAAAACGGCCCTGTCCGAGGACTTCATCCGCCAGGCCGCGCTGGACATCGGCATGGTGGACAACAAGCTGTGCCTCATCGACACGACCTGGACGGGCCTGCGCCTGGTGCGCCGCCCGCGGGGCCGCCTGGACAAGCCCGACTACCGCAAGCGGGCTCCCACGGCCCAGGCCTGA
- a CDS encoding Rne/Rng family ribonuclease, giving the protein MSSILVINAAGRETRVALVENGHIAEFYLERKKDKGVVGNIYKGRVVRVLPGMQAAFVDIGLEKAAFLYVSDVVYDPDFARAQFELTEGEHEDALDVPEESEAMAAEAAHHETGPEPEAEVHEPAPAAIDVAPVLDTAAVPTEATPAPQEQLVSPEPAALETAPVSTVEAAPTSVTETPSVVSAPIEAQAVPAPLVAPEALTPVTEAPPAVAEAIPPVAEAAAPDAAVVAPESTPAEPAVAATDASTSAGEATTTALATPRPETAAGERRAPRENREAAREAREGRRDQKDRERDKDREKDKARKARDEQPQRKREEEKNKPRKTAKIEELLKVGQEVVVQISKDPIGTKGARLTSHISIPGRHLVFMPTVDHVGISRRISNEKERKRLREMVDRFRPPGTGFIVRTVAENVPQEKLESDIRFLIEVWNQVVRRNEKRGGSGLLHPDLDLILRATRDLFAHDVEKLVVDDREEYERILGFVNAQDPALKDRVVLHESDEPIFDAYGIEHELQRATQRKVWLKSGGYLIIDQAEALTAIDVNSGRYVGKKSLEETITKINVEAAKEIVYQLRLRNIGGIIICDFIDMEKPQNRDKVFKSLQEALGRDKAKTNVLRISELGLVEMTRKRVRESIGRVLHEDCPYCDGKGFVKTATTVAYEIFGEIRREAPGYKDPTLVINCNAEVARLLQGEERQELRHLMDRYNKSIQVKAQQNYHREQYDVYGRSAQGGDHKVASSPGSGDGELSMQRRPESGGGERGFRSEGGSGRDRGERGERDRDRSGGGRGDRDRDRDRSGGGRGERDRDRNSGGRGERDRGERDRGGGGRDRDRNRGEQRRSEPREGREGREGREARAQTAPAGEQQPGSSGTPPASSGGGESSGGGHS; this is encoded by the coding sequence ATGAGCAGCATCCTCGTCATCAACGCCGCGGGCCGGGAGACCCGGGTGGCCCTCGTCGAGAACGGGCACATCGCGGAGTTCTACCTCGAGCGTAAGAAGGACAAGGGAGTCGTCGGCAACATCTACAAGGGCCGCGTGGTCCGGGTGCTCCCCGGCATGCAGGCGGCTTTCGTCGACATCGGCCTCGAAAAGGCGGCCTTCCTCTACGTCAGTGACGTCGTCTACGACCCGGACTTCGCCCGGGCCCAGTTCGAGCTGACCGAGGGCGAGCACGAAGACGCCCTCGACGTGCCCGAGGAATCCGAGGCCATGGCCGCCGAGGCGGCCCACCACGAGACCGGCCCCGAGCCGGAAGCCGAGGTGCACGAGCCCGCCCCCGCGGCCATCGACGTCGCGCCCGTGCTCGACACGGCGGCGGTGCCCACCGAGGCGACGCCCGCTCCCCAGGAGCAGCTCGTCAGCCCCGAGCCCGCCGCCCTCGAGACCGCTCCCGTCTCCACCGTGGAGGCCGCTCCCACCTCGGTGACGGAGACGCCCTCGGTGGTGTCCGCGCCCATCGAGGCGCAGGCCGTGCCGGCCCCCCTCGTCGCGCCCGAGGCCCTCACGCCCGTGACCGAGGCGCCCCCGGCCGTGGCCGAGGCGATTCCGCCCGTGGCCGAGGCGGCCGCTCCGGACGCGGCCGTGGTCGCGCCCGAGAGCACCCCCGCCGAGCCCGCCGTCGCCGCGACGGACGCCTCCACGAGCGCCGGGGAGGCCACCACCACCGCTCTCGCCACCCCGCGCCCGGAAACGGCCGCCGGCGAGCGCCGCGCGCCCCGGGAGAACCGCGAGGCCGCCCGCGAGGCACGTGAGGGCCGCCGCGACCAGAAGGACCGCGAGCGCGACAAGGACCGGGAGAAGGACAAGGCCCGCAAGGCGCGCGACGAGCAGCCGCAGCGCAAGCGCGAGGAGGAGAAGAACAAGCCGCGCAAGACGGCGAAGATCGAGGAGCTCTTGAAGGTGGGCCAGGAGGTCGTGGTGCAGATCTCCAAGGATCCCATCGGGACCAAGGGCGCGCGCCTCACCTCGCACATCTCCATCCCGGGCCGCCACCTGGTGTTCATGCCCACGGTGGACCACGTGGGCATCAGCCGCCGCATCTCCAACGAGAAGGAGCGCAAGCGCCTGCGGGAGATGGTGGACCGCTTCCGTCCGCCCGGCACGGGCTTCATCGTGCGCACGGTGGCCGAGAACGTGCCCCAGGAGAAGCTCGAGAGCGACATCCGCTTCCTCATCGAGGTGTGGAACCAGGTGGTGCGCCGCAACGAGAAGCGCGGCGGCTCGGGCCTGCTGCACCCGGACCTGGATCTCATCCTGCGCGCCACGCGTGACCTGTTCGCCCACGACGTGGAGAAGCTCGTCGTGGATGACCGCGAGGAGTACGAGCGCATCCTCGGCTTCGTGAACGCGCAGGATCCGGCGCTCAAGGACCGGGTGGTACTGCACGAGTCGGACGAGCCCATCTTCGACGCCTACGGGATCGAACACGAGTTGCAGCGCGCCACCCAGCGCAAGGTGTGGCTCAAGAGCGGCGGCTACCTCATCATCGATCAGGCCGAGGCGCTCACCGCCATCGACGTCAACTCGGGCCGCTACGTCGGCAAGAAGAGCCTCGAGGAGACGATCACCAAGATCAACGTCGAGGCGGCCAAGGAGATCGTCTACCAGCTCCGGCTGCGCAACATCGGCGGCATCATCATCTGCGACTTCATCGACATGGAGAAGCCGCAGAACCGCGACAAGGTCTTCAAGTCCCTGCAGGAGGCGCTGGGCCGGGACAAGGCCAAGACGAACGTGCTGCGCATCTCCGAGCTGGGCCTGGTGGAGATGACGCGCAAGCGCGTGCGCGAGTCCATCGGCCGCGTCCTCCACGAGGACTGCCCGTACTGCGACGGCAAGGGCTTCGTGAAGACGGCCACCACGGTGGCCTATGAAATCTTCGGGGAGATCCGCCGCGAGGCGCCGGGCTACAAGGACCCCACGCTGGTCATCAACTGCAACGCCGAGGTGGCACGGCTGCTCCAGGGCGAGGAGCGGCAGGAGCTGCGCCACCTGATGGACCGCTACAACAAGTCCATCCAGGTGAAGGCGCAGCAGAACTACCACCGCGAGCAGTACGACGTGTACGGCCGCAGCGCCCAGGGGGGAGACCACAAGGTGGCCTCCTCACCGGGCTCGGGAGACGGCGAGCTGTCGATGCAGCGCCGCCCGGAGAGCGGCGGCGGCGAGCGCGGTTTCCGCTCGGAGGGCGGTTCGGGCCGTGACCGGGGCGAGCGAGGTGAGCGCGACCGCGACCGCAGCGGCGGCGGCCGGGGCGACCGAGACCGTGACCGCGACCGCAGCGGTGGCGGCCGAGGCGAGCGGGACCGTGACCGCAACAGCGGCGGCCGGGGAGAGCGCGATCGGGGAGAGCGGGACCGGGGCGGTGGAGGCCGGGATCGGGACCGCAATCGCGGAGAGCAGCGCCGCTCCGAGCCGCGCGAGGGGCGTGAGGGCCGCGAGGGACGCGAAGCCCGGGCACAAACGGCCCCGGCGGGAGAGCAGCAGCCTGGCTCGAGCGGAACTCCGCCTGCGTCCTCGGGCGGCGGCGAGTCCAGCGGCGGCGGTCATTCGTGA